The Sagittula stellata E-37 sequence ATGTGGTCGGAGGTCATGGATGCCGACGCCTTCGCCGCTTTCGAGGAGGCAGGCGATGCGTTCGATCCCGGGATGGCGCAGCGGCTGGAAGAGTTCATCCTGTCCAAGGGCGGCTCGGTCGAGGCAGAAGACCTCTACACCGGGTTCCGCGGTCGGATGCCCGGCGTCGATGCATTGCTGAAGGGGCGCGGCCTCGCGGCCTGATGCCACGGGCGCGCGCCGGGCGGGCACGGCTCAGAACGGCGCGCGTTCCAGTTCGAATCCTTCTTCTGCAAGGAGGTTCAGCACCCCTTCCTCTCCGGACAGATGCGCGGCACCGAAGGCAGCGACCACCGGCCCTTCGGTGCTTTCCAGCGTGTCGAGGATGACGGGAATCCATGCGCGGTTCCGGGCGTCGATCATGGCGCTGTTCACCGTGTCGAAAACTACGTCGGCCTCTTCCTCTTGCATGGGGGTCAGGCGGGGCGACAGGACTTCGAGCACCAGCTGGCTTTCGGCGTGCGCCTCTTCGAAGTAGGTGGTGATGATCGTCTCGAACAGGTCCTCGTTCACCTCCGGCGGCGCCAGCGCAGAGCGGATCATGGACAGTTGCGCCGCCATCGGCACGGCGGCGAACAGCGCGAGGCCGGTGTCCCAAGGCTCCAGTGACAGGGTCGGCACCCGCTTTTCTTCGGCAATGGCTTCGAGCCGGACGTCGAGACCGTCGTTCTGTTCCAGCAGATCCTTCATGCAGGCCGGCACCGAAAGCAGCATGGAGACGTACCACGGTTGCATGCGGGCGCCGATGAAGGCCGGCATGTCACGCGCGGCCATCGCGCTGGACAATTGCTGCCATTCGTCCTCGGACAGAAGGTCGGGCAGGCTGCCATCCGATAACATGAACATGGCCGGGTCGCTGGCGATGCTGGCTTCCATGGTCTTCCGATCCGGGCCTGCCATCTCGAGCAGCAGGACGGCGGCGTCGTCAAGCAGGGGCGACAGCCGTTCGGTCGGGCCGTCGAGACGCGGGTCCGACAGGTGGATCGTTCCGACAAGGTGGACGATTTCGTCGCCACGCCGGGCGATCCAGTGGTTGCCGGACGTGTAGGGCGTTTCGGCCAGGCGGGCATCGACCTCGGCCTTCTCATCCGGCAAGAGGGTGGGGCGCAGATCGTCCCCGGCGCAACGGGCGTGCGCAAGGACGGGCAGCGTCGTGATCGCCAGCCCCAGCAAGACATGCCGGGCGGTTTTCATCAGGGACATACAGGCTCCTTTGGTTGAGCCGCACTTTCTGCGCATGTGTGGCGCTGGACAAGGGGTAAAGCCCGGGAAACACTGCGATCATGGAACGGGAAAGCGAGCTTTATGCACCGGTCAAGTCCCTGCTGGAAAAGCAGGGCTACACGGTCAAGGGAGAGGTCGGCGCGGCGGACTTGGTGGCGGTGCGCGGCGACGATCCGCCGGTGATCGTGGAACTGAAGCTGCGTATCACGCTGTCGCTGTTTCACCAGGCCTGCGCGCGGCTGAAGCTGACCGACCACGTCTACGTCGCCGTTCCAAAACCCACGGGCAAGACGGCGCGGCGGGCGCTGAAGGACAACCGTGACCTTTGCCGACGGCTGGGTCTGGGCTTCATCGTGGTGCTGCCGGACGGGCGGGTGGAGGTTCTTTGCGACCCCGGACCATATGCACCGCGCAAGAACCGCAAGAAATCCGATCATCTGCTGCGGGAGTTCGGGGCGCTGCGTGGCGATCCAAACGAGGGTGGTGCCACGCGGCACGGCATCGTCACCGCCTATCGTCAGGACGCGCTGGCCTGCGCGGCCTACCTTGCCGAGGCGGGTCCCAGCCGGGGGCGCGACGTGGCTGCCGCGACCGGTGTGGCGCGGGCTACGGGATTGATGCGCGACAATCATTACGGCTGGTTCGAGAAGGTGGCGACGGGCGTCTATGACCTGTCGGAGGCCGGCCGCGACGGACTGGTGCACTGGGCCTATTCGTGGGAGCCGGGCGGCGCGTAGCCCCGCCCTACATGCCGTTCCGCGGTGCGGCGGCGGCCTCGCACGCCCGGTCGCGCGCAGCGGCTGCGCGGCCTTCACGCAGGGCGACACGCTCGCGGTGCAGCGTGTAGAGGCCGGACGCCACGATGATGGCGCACCCAACAAAGGTCCAGACGTCCGGCAGATCGGCAAAGACCACGTACCCGTAGAAGGTGCTCCAGATGATCAGCGAATAGTGGATCGGGGCCAGCGCCACCGCCTGCGCAATGTCGAGCGCCCGGATCACCAGAACCTCGCCCACACCGGCCGTCAAAGCCAGGCCAAGGATCACGAGCCAGAGCTGCAGCGTGTCCGGTGTCGTCCAGACGAACGGCAAAGCCAGGGCCACAAGGACCGTCGACGTGATGGACGTGAACGCAACGGTCGTCATCACGTTGTCCGCGCCCGACAGGGTTCGCGACAGGACCTGCCTTGTCGCGAAGAAGCAGGCGGCGATCAGGACGAAGCCGATGGCCGGGTGAAACACGCCCAGCCCGGGCCGTATCACGATCAGCATCCCGACGAAGCCGACCGCCACGGCGGCCCAGCGACGCGGGCCGACCGGTTCCCGCAGGAACAGCGCGCCCATCAAGGTCACGAGGAACGGGGCGATGAAGGTCACGGCGACTGCGTCGGCCAGAGGCACATAGGTTACCGCCAGCACGAAACACAGTGCCGAGGACGCTGCGCAGATGCCGCGCAGGATCTGTACGCCGGGCAATTGCGACCTCAGGAGGTGCGCGCCCTTCATCGCCAGCATTACCAGCACACCAAGGAAAAGGCCGATCTGCCGGAAGAACACGATCTGCGCGGGCGGCAGCGTGTCGGTCAGGAACTTAGCCTGCACGTCGCAGGCGGCGAACGCGAAGAACCCCAGCGCCATAAGGACGATCCCGCGCATGTTCTGGCTTTCGGGGCCTTTGTTAGGATTTGGCCGGGCCGACAGAATCGGCGTGGCCTGAGGAGAGGGCATGGCAAACTCGGATCTTGGACTGGCAGACACTAGACGCTGCGTCGCAGAATGAAAATGGCAGGCGGCGGGCATCTGCCCTGCATATCTGCAAGGGCGCTGTCTCAGCCCTGTATTTCATCTCTGTCCGGCCGGTCCTTATCTCGCAAGGCGACGAAGACAGCCATAGGGACAAGGCTGTGCCGGGAGCGTGCTGTGACAGGGGCGTCGCGGCAATACCCACAGCCCGCAGACATGGAGCCGAGCGCCATGTGCGGCATTCCGGAAACCGGCGGGGTGTGTGGACCGGCAGACGCACGCGATGGCCCCTGGCTGCGCAGATCGAAACCGTCGCCGGGTTGGTGAGTGGCTGGGCTGTGGTGGCGTCGCTGGTCCCGGCCCTGCGGCGGCACCACAGGCAATAGCGTTACAGGGAAAGCTGATCGAACGTGTCCTTGAGCAGCATGGCCGAAGCTTCGAGCGCGGCATTCTCCTGACGGGAGATGTCCGGCATCAGTTCGGCGGTCACGCCCTCTCGGCCTACGACACGGGGAAGGGAGCAGGCGACCCGGCGCACCCCCGCCACGTCGGACAGGGTAGACACGGTCAGCACCGTCTGTTCGTCGGAACCGATTGCCGCGACCAAACGGGCCAGACCGGCGCCGATGCCGTACCATGTCGCGCCCTTGCCCTCGATGATGGTATAGGCCGCATTGCGAACGCCCTTGTCGATGCGTTCCCGAACATCGGCGGTCAGGGGCGCGCGAATCTGCGCCGCGAAACTCTCGATCGAGACGGACCCGGCCCGCGCTGCCGTCCAGGCAAGCACCTCCGTGTCGCCGTGTTCGCCAAGGACATAGGCGTGGACCGACCGCGGCGCGATGTTCAGGTGCCGCCCAAGCAGCCAGCGGAAGCGGGCGGTGTCGAGGATCGTGCCGGAACCGATCACCCGGCCCGCAGGCAGGCCGCTCAGTGCCTGCGTGACATGGGTCATGATGTCGACCGGATTGGAGGCGATCAGCAGGATCGCATCGGGGGCGGCGCGCGTCACGTCTCCCACGACGGCGCGAAAGACCTCCGCGTTGCGCGACAGCAGCTCCAGCCGGCTTTCCCCCGGCTTCTGCGAGACGCCGCAGGCCAGGATCACCACGTCGGCGCCCGACAGGTCGTCGTATCCGCCCGCCACGATCCTTGCTGAAACGGAGAAGGGGACGGCGTGGGCGATATCCTCCGCCTCTGCCTGTGCGCGGGCGGTGTCGAGGTCCACCAGAACGATTTCAGAGGCCACGCCCCGCATGATGCAGGCAAAGGCCGCGGCCGATCCGACCATGCCTGCGCCGACTATTCCGAGCTTCATCAAATGGTCCTTGCAAAGGGTTCACCCGAGGATAGGACCGTGATAGCGGCCCGGGCAAAGAACTTCGACCTCTCGTGCGCGGCTTGCGGTGAAAATGGCGCGGGATTGTGCGTCCGGCCACAGATTGTTGCGCGGGCAAGTGTTATCAATGGCTTAGGGTGGCGCCTTGGCCATGCTTGGCTAGGATGACGTAGATTGGTGCACGTCCTTGGTGCCCCGCCTCCGGCCCCGGCACGCTCCACCTGCCGACCGCCGGACACATGTGCAACGATCCTGATCCGGCGTTGCCGCCGTCAGGCCCCCACACGGAAAGGCCCCTCTCATGCTCATGTCGATACACGTCACGATGCACTATCGGTTCGCGCAACCCAACATCGCCTTTCTGGCGCTGGAGGCGGCCCGGACCGAAGGTCAGTCGGTCCTGTCGGAGGCGTTTGTGGCCGGCGATGCCGAGCTGACGCGGATCGCGGGAGATGCCGGCATCGGTCACAGGATCTGGGCCCGCATACCCGGCGAAGCCCTGAAGCTGGACTACAGGGCGACGCTGGAGATCACGCGGCCCGCACCGATGCTTGGCACCTTGAAGACCGCGCCGCTGCCGGAGATTCCGGCAGAGCCCGCGCCCTACCTGCGGCCCTCCCGCTATTGCCAGTCGGACAAGTTCACGGCTTTCGTCGGCAAGCGGTTCGGTCATCTGGAGGGGGGCGCCAAGGTCGCGGCGATCCGGGACTGGATCGAGGACGAGCTGGACTACGTTCCTGGCAGCTCGGACGCGGACACAAATGTGCTGGAGACCTTCGCCGGCCGGCAGGGTGTGTGCCGCGACTATGCGCATCTGTTCTGCACGATGGTCCGTGCCGCCGAGATCCCGGCCCGCTGCGTGGCCGTATATGGTCCGGACGTGACCCCCCAAGACTTTCACGCGGTTGGACAGGTCTGGCTCGATGGGGCGTGGCATCTCGTCGATCCCACGGGTATGTGCACTGCGGATGCCCTGGCCGTCGTGGCCGTCGGCCGGGACGCCTATGACATCGCGTTTCTCGGATCGCAGGCCCCTGCGGAGCTGGTCGAGCAGACCGTGCGCGTCACACGCGGCTGACAGGCCGTGCGGTGATCCGTCCCGGGGGGGCTTGGGTTCGGCCCTGTCCTGCTTATGTATGCTGTGCATGAAACCTTGGCCCCGCAGCGCAAAGATCGCGCAAAAATTCTCATCGCCTCATGTTGACACGACTCGGCTCGTTCCTTACCTCAGCGCCGTTAGCACTCTCTCCACTTGAGTGCTAACGGCCCGCTCGAAGACGAGGGGCCAAGGTTGTAACTTTGAGCTAGGAGACTCGAAGATGGCATTCAAACCGCTTCATGACCGCGTGCTGGTTCGTCGCGTAGAATCGGACGAAAAGACTGCTGGTGGCCTGATCATCCCCGATAGCGCCAAGGAAAAGCCGGCAGAGGGCGTGGTTGTCGCGTGTGGCGAAGGTGCACGCAAGGACAGCGGCGAGCTGATCGATATGGCCGTCAAAGAGGGTGACAAGGTCCTCTTCGGCAAGTGGTCGGGCACCGAAGTCAACGTCGGCGGCGAAGAGCTGCTGATCATGAAGGAAAGCGACATCCTGGGCATCATCACCGATGACGCGGCTGCCAAGGCAGCCTGAGCGCCGGTTCTGATTTCCAACGACAACTTCTGAAACAGGAGACTTTCGAATGTCCGCAAAAGACGTGAAATTCAACACCGACGCCCGCACGCGCATGCTGAACGGCGTCAACATCCTCGCCGACGCCGTGAAGGTGACGCTTGGCCCGAAAGGCCGGAACGTGGTTCTGGACAAATCCTTCGGCGCGCCGCGCATCACCAAGGACGGTGTGTCCGTGGCGAAGGAAATCGAACTGGAAGACAAGTTCGAGAACATGGGCGCGCAGATGGTGAAGGAAGTCGCTTCCCGCACCAACGACGAAGCCGGTGACGGCACCACCACTGCGACCGTTCTGGCACAGTCCATCGTCCGTGAAGGCATGAAGGCCGTTGCGGCCGGCATGAACCCGATGGATCTGAAGCGCGGCATCGACATGGCAACCGCCAAGGTCGTCGAGCACATCAAGAACGCTGCCCGCACCGTCGAGAACTCCGACGAAGTCGCACAGGTCGGCACCATCTCCGCCAACGGTGAAGCCGAGATCGGCCGTCAGATCGCAGACGCGATGCAGAAGGTCGGCAACGAGGGTGTCATCACCGTCGAAGAGAACAAAGGCCTCGAAACCGAGACCGACGTCGTCGAAGGCATGCAGTTCGACCGCGGCTACCTGTCGCCGTACTTCGTGACCAACGCCGACAAGATGATTGCAGAGCTCGACGACTGCATGATCCTGCTGCACGAGAAGAAGCTCTCGTCGCTGCAGCCGCTCGTGCCGCTGCTCGAGCAGGTGATCCAGTCGCAGAAGCCGCTGCTGATCATCGCGGAAGACGTCGAAGGCGAAGCGCTGGCGACCCTCGTGGTCAACAAGCTGCGCGGCGGCCTCAAGATCGCAGCCGTCAAGGCACCGGGCTTCGGCGACCGCCGCAAGGCCATGCTGCAGGACATCGCGATCCTGACCGGCGGCCAGGTGATCTCGGAAGATCTCGGCATGAAGCTTGAGAATGTCACCATGGACATGCTCGGCACCGCCAAGACCGTCAACATCACCAAGGACGAGACGACCATCGTCGACGGCCACGGTGAGAAGGCAGAGATCGAAGCGCGCGTTTCCCAGATCCGTACCCAGATCGAGGAAACCACCTCCGACTACGACCGTGAGAAGCTGCAGGAACGCGTTGCCAAGCTGGCAGGCGGTGTGGCTGTCATCCGCGTCGGCGGCATGACCGAAGTCGAAGTGAAAGAGCGCAAGGACCGCGTGGACGACGCTCTGA is a genomic window containing:
- a CDS encoding TraB/GumN family protein — protein: MSLMKTARHVLLGLAITTLPVLAHARCAGDDLRPTLLPDEKAEVDARLAETPYTSGNHWIARRGDEIVHLVGTIHLSDPRLDGPTERLSPLLDDAAVLLLEMAGPDRKTMEASIASDPAMFMLSDGSLPDLLSEDEWQQLSSAMAARDMPAFIGARMQPWYVSMLLSVPACMKDLLEQNDGLDVRLEAIAEEKRVPTLSLEPWDTGLALFAAVPMAAQLSMIRSALAPPEVNEDLFETIITTYFEEAHAESQLVLEVLSPRLTPMQEEEADVVFDTVNSAMIDARNRAWIPVILDTLESTEGPVVAAFGAAHLSGEEGVLNLLAEEGFELERAPF
- a CDS encoding DUF2161 domain-containing phosphodiesterase yields the protein MERESELYAPVKSLLEKQGYTVKGEVGAADLVAVRGDDPPVIVELKLRITLSLFHQACARLKLTDHVYVAVPKPTGKTARRALKDNRDLCRRLGLGFIVVLPDGRVEVLCDPGPYAPRKNRKKSDHLLREFGALRGDPNEGGATRHGIVTAYRQDALACAAYLAEAGPSRGRDVAAATGVARATGLMRDNHYGWFEKVATGVYDLSEAGRDGLVHWAYSWEPGGA
- a CDS encoding DMT family transporter, with amino-acid sequence MRGIVLMALGFFAFAACDVQAKFLTDTLPPAQIVFFRQIGLFLGVLVMLAMKGAHLLRSQLPGVQILRGICAASSALCFVLAVTYVPLADAVAVTFIAPFLVTLMGALFLREPVGPRRWAAVAVGFVGMLIVIRPGLGVFHPAIGFVLIAACFFATRQVLSRTLSGADNVMTTVAFTSITSTVLVALALPFVWTTPDTLQLWLVILGLALTAGVGEVLVIRALDIAQAVALAPIHYSLIIWSTFYGYVVFADLPDVWTFVGCAIIVASGLYTLHRERVALREGRAAAARDRACEAAAAPRNGM
- a CDS encoding L-lactate dehydrogenase — protein: MKLGIVGAGMVGSAAAFACIMRGVASEIVLVDLDTARAQAEAEDIAHAVPFSVSARIVAGGYDDLSGADVVILACGVSQKPGESRLELLSRNAEVFRAVVGDVTRAAPDAILLIASNPVDIMTHVTQALSGLPAGRVIGSGTILDTARFRWLLGRHLNIAPRSVHAYVLGEHGDTEVLAWTAARAGSVSIESFAAQIRAPLTADVRERIDKGVRNAAYTIIEGKGATWYGIGAGLARLVAAIGSDEQTVLTVSTLSDVAGVRRVACSLPRVVGREGVTAELMPDISRQENAALEASAMLLKDTFDQLSL
- a CDS encoding transglutaminase-like domain-containing protein, with amino-acid sequence MLMSIHVTMHYRFAQPNIAFLALEAARTEGQSVLSEAFVAGDAELTRIAGDAGIGHRIWARIPGEALKLDYRATLEITRPAPMLGTLKTAPLPEIPAEPAPYLRPSRYCQSDKFTAFVGKRFGHLEGGAKVAAIRDWIEDELDYVPGSSDADTNVLETFAGRQGVCRDYAHLFCTMVRAAEIPARCVAVYGPDVTPQDFHAVGQVWLDGAWHLVDPTGMCTADALAVVAVGRDAYDIAFLGSQAPAELVEQTVRVTRG
- a CDS encoding co-chaperone GroES; translation: MAFKPLHDRVLVRRVESDEKTAGGLIIPDSAKEKPAEGVVVACGEGARKDSGELIDMAVKEGDKVLFGKWSGTEVNVGGEELLIMKESDILGIITDDAAAKAA
- the groL gene encoding chaperonin GroEL (60 kDa chaperone family; promotes refolding of misfolded polypeptides especially under stressful conditions; forms two stacked rings of heptamers to form a barrel-shaped 14mer; ends can be capped by GroES; misfolded proteins enter the barrel where they are refolded when GroES binds) — its product is MSAKDVKFNTDARTRMLNGVNILADAVKVTLGPKGRNVVLDKSFGAPRITKDGVSVAKEIELEDKFENMGAQMVKEVASRTNDEAGDGTTTATVLAQSIVREGMKAVAAGMNPMDLKRGIDMATAKVVEHIKNAARTVENSDEVAQVGTISANGEAEIGRQIADAMQKVGNEGVITVEENKGLETETDVVEGMQFDRGYLSPYFVTNADKMIAELDDCMILLHEKKLSSLQPLVPLLEQVIQSQKPLLIIAEDVEGEALATLVVNKLRGGLKIAAVKAPGFGDRRKAMLQDIAILTGGQVISEDLGMKLENVTMDMLGTAKTVNITKDETTIVDGHGEKAEIEARVSQIRTQIEETTSDYDREKLQERVAKLAGGVAVIRVGGMTEVEVKERKDRVDDALNATRAAVQEGVVVGGGVALVQGAKALDGLEGQNADQNRGISIVRIALESPLRQIAQNAGVDGSVVAGKVRESTDLKFGYNAQTDEYGDMFKFGVIDPAKVVRTALEDAASIAGLLITTEAMVADKPQKEGAGAGGGMPDMGGMGGMM